In the Flavobacterium sp. J372 genome, one interval contains:
- a CDS encoding YgcG family protein, which translates to MKQLLNKFFAISLLLTVVSGFAQKIPPKPSLQTSYYEIDTQLLNDAQKREIEQKLIRYADSTSTQIVVVVVPNTGGDDIDSYKVDLAHAWGIGQGDKDNGVLLLIAKDDRKVAIATGYGTEHRLTDALSNRIIDEQIIPAFKAGNFYQGIDDGTTGIIKALNGEYKEERKNLRRSGNKDGIFSVLPFIILIIIIIIVISRGRGGGNRGNRGGGFDLADILILSSLGRSSGGSFGGFGGGGSSGGGFGGGFGGGGFGGGGASGSW; encoded by the coding sequence ATGAAACAATTATTGAATAAATTCTTTGCTATAAGTCTTCTTCTTACAGTTGTTTCTGGTTTTGCGCAGAAAATTCCGCCTAAACCTTCATTACAAACAAGCTATTACGAAATTGACACGCAGCTTTTAAACGACGCACAAAAGCGGGAAATTGAACAAAAACTTATAAGGTATGCAGACTCAACAAGTACACAAATAGTTGTTGTAGTTGTTCCGAATACCGGTGGCGATGATATTGACAGCTATAAAGTTGACCTGGCACATGCATGGGGTATTGGGCAGGGGGATAAAGACAACGGCGTTTTGCTGCTCATAGCTAAAGATGACAGGAAGGTTGCTATAGCAACCGGGTATGGTACTGAGCATAGGTTAACAGATGCCTTATCAAACCGTATTATTGACGAGCAGATAATTCCGGCATTTAAGGCAGGCAATTTTTATCAAGGAATAGATGACGGTACAACTGGCATTATAAAGGCGCTAAACGGAGAGTATAAAGAAGAGCGTAAAAATCTGCGCCGGTCCGGTAATAAGGATGGGATATTTAGTGTATTACCCTTTATAATTTTAATTATCATAATTATCATAGTAATATCCAGAGGCCGTGGAGGCGGTAACCGCGGTAATCGAGGTGGAGGTTTTGACCTTGCCGATATACTTATTTTATCAAGCCTGGGTCGTAGTTCAGGTGGAAGCTTCGGTGGTTTTGGGGGAGGCGGAAGCAGTGGCGGCGGCTTTGGTGGCGGATTCGGAGGCGGTGGCTTCGGCGGCGGCGGGGCATCGGGCAGCTGGTAA
- the era gene encoding GTPase Era, translating to MEHKAGFVNIIGNPNVGKSTLMNAFVGERLSIITSKAQTTRHRILGIVNGDDFQVVLSDTPGIIKPAYELQSSMMDFVKSAFEDADVLIYMVEIGEKELKDEAFFNKIIKAKIPVLVLLNKIDKSTQEQLEEQMALWKEKVPNAEIYPISALENFNVANVFNRILELLPASPPYYPKDALTDKPERFFVNEAIRERILDNYDKEIPYAVEVETEEFLEEEDIIRIKSVIMVERDTQKGIIIGHKGAAIKKVGIQAREVLEKFFGKQIHIELFVKVNKDWRSNNYQLRRFGYNQK from the coding sequence ATGGAGCATAAAGCAGGTTTTGTAAATATTATAGGTAACCCGAATGTGGGTAAAAGCACACTTATGAATGCCTTTGTTGGTGAGCGTCTTTCTATCATCACATCAAAAGCGCAGACCACACGCCACCGTATTCTGGGCATTGTAAACGGAGATGATTTCCAGGTGGTGTTGAGTGATACCCCGGGGATAATTAAACCGGCATACGAGCTTCAGTCAAGCATGATGGACTTTGTGAAATCGGCCTTTGAAGATGCTGATGTGCTAATTTATATGGTTGAAATAGGTGAGAAAGAACTGAAGGATGAAGCGTTCTTCAATAAGATTATCAAGGCAAAAATTCCGGTATTAGTGCTTCTGAATAAGATAGACAAATCTACCCAGGAGCAGCTTGAAGAGCAGATGGCGTTGTGGAAGGAAAAGGTGCCGAATGCTGAAATTTATCCTATATCTGCACTTGAAAATTTCAATGTTGCTAATGTGTTCAACCGTATTCTTGAATTGCTGCCTGCCTCACCACCGTATTACCCTAAAGATGCGTTAACTGATAAGCCGGAGCGTTTTTTTGTGAACGAAGCCATACGCGAGAGGATACTCGACAATTATGATAAGGAGATACCTTATGCTGTTGAGGTTGAAACGGAAGAGTTTCTGGAAGAGGAAGATATCATCCGCATAAAATCTGTTATAATGGTAGAGCGTGATACACAGAAAGGTATTATCATAGGCCATAAAGGCGCTGCCATCAAGAAAGTCGGCATACAGGCCCGTGAAGTTTTGGAGAAATTTTTCGGTAAGCAGATACATATTGAATTGTTCGTAAAAGTCAATAAAGACTGGCGCAGCAACAACTACCAGCTTAGGAGGTTTGGGTATAACCAAAAATAG
- the der gene encoding ribosome biogenesis GTPase Der: protein MNNIVAIVGRPNVGKSTFFNRLIQRREAIVDSVSGVTRDRNYGKSEWNGKEFSVIDTGGYIKGSDDIFEAEIRRQVELAIDEADAIIFVVDVEEGITPMDEEVAKLLRKVTKPVLLAVNKVDNSMREKDAVEFYNLGLGEYFTIAGMNGSGTGELLDELVKVLPELPEADENAETLPRFAVVGRPNAGKSSFINALIGEDRYIVTDIAGTTRDAIDTKYNRFGFEFNLVDTAGIRRKAKVKEDLEFYSVMRSVRAIEHSDICILVIDATRGFEGQDQSIFWLAEKNRKGIVILVNKWDLVEKDTMSTRDYERKIREELQPFTDVPILFVSALTKQRLLKALETSVHVFESRKQRIPTSKLNETMLPIIENMPPPALKGKYVKIKFCMQLPTPTPQFVFFCNLPQYVKEPYKRFLENKMREIYDFNGVPIDIYFRQK, encoded by the coding sequence ATGAATAACATCGTAGCCATTGTAGGAAGGCCAAATGTGGGTAAGTCCACTTTTTTTAACAGGCTGATACAGCGCAGGGAAGCTATTGTAGATTCTGTGAGCGGGGTGACCCGCGACAGGAACTATGGAAAGAGCGAATGGAACGGCAAAGAGTTTTCAGTTATTGATACGGGCGGGTATATAAAGGGATCTGATGATATTTTTGAAGCTGAGATACGCCGCCAGGTGGAACTTGCTATTGATGAGGCTGATGCCATAATTTTTGTGGTTGATGTAGAAGAAGGCATCACGCCTATGGACGAGGAAGTAGCCAAATTGTTGCGTAAGGTAACAAAACCGGTGTTGCTGGCAGTAAACAAAGTAGACAACTCTATGCGTGAAAAAGACGCTGTGGAGTTCTATAACCTAGGCCTGGGCGAATATTTTACAATTGCAGGTATGAATGGCTCTGGCACAGGCGAACTGCTTGATGAGCTTGTAAAAGTGCTGCCTGAACTACCTGAAGCTGATGAAAACGCTGAAACACTTCCGCGTTTTGCAGTTGTTGGAAGGCCAAATGCCGGGAAGTCATCATTCATTAATGCTCTTATTGGTGAAGACAGGTATATAGTTACTGACATTGCCGGAACAACACGCGATGCGATTGATACAAAATACAACCGTTTCGGGTTTGAATTCAACCTTGTAGATACTGCGGGTATCCGCCGTAAGGCAAAGGTAAAGGAAGACCTTGAATTTTATTCTGTTATGCGCTCGGTTCGTGCTATTGAGCATAGCGACATCTGTATATTAGTTATTGACGCTACCCGCGGTTTTGAAGGGCAGGACCAAAGCATCTTTTGGCTTGCTGAAAAGAACCGCAAGGGCATAGTAATCTTAGTGAACAAATGGGACCTTGTTGAAAAAGACACTATGAGTACACGCGACTATGAGCGTAAGATACGAGAGGAACTTCAGCCATTTACAGATGTTCCTATCCTATTTGTTTCTGCACTAACCAAGCAACGTTTGCTCAAAGCTCTTGAAACATCAGTGCATGTTTTTGAAAGCAGGAAGCAGCGCATACCTACATCAAAGCTTAATGAAACCATGCTGCCGATTATAGAGAATATGCCACCGCCGGCGCTTAAAGGCAAGTATGTGAAAATAAAGTTCTGTATGCAGCTGCCAACGCCTACACCGCAGTTTGTGTTCTTCTGTAACCTTCCACAATATGTAAAGGAACCGTACAAGCGTTTTCTTGAAAATAAGATGCGTGAGATATATGATTTTAATGGGGTGCCGATAGATATCTATTTCAGGCAGAAGTAG